A window of Macaca thibetana thibetana isolate TM-01 chromosome 7, ASM2454274v1, whole genome shotgun sequence genomic DNA:
tgtgattaaaaaattctttatctATTTAAACTGAATAGTATACACTTGCCTTATCCTATTACTTATCAAgcagagcaaaaaataaaactcactcTAAACTTAAGTAATATAACCACAGgagcttttgttttctcatctttgaaatggAAGAATAAGACTACAGTATCTTTATGGGTACTTACAGTGTATCTATGCTATGATTTTATGAGTTGAGATAATGacattttgaagttttatatttgcaaattttatatTGTAGCATATTGTTTGTTAAAAGACTCTGTCTTGGGTGTCATACtgggaacagagaaagaaatgtgttGAGTTTATTAGTATTTGAAACTCAAAAAGTGCTAAATTAGGGGCATGCAGGTGTGGTGTGGCCACAAGAGTGGTGCTCAGAGTTATGGCTGCAGCACTATGTCTGTGTTAGGTCAAAAGTGGAGCTACAGCTTGGGATTCTGGTGAACAGTCTGGGAAAAGAGTATACAAGGATATCAGGCCAGAAGGAGTATAATAAGAAGTACATTAGATGATTAGTCAGAGGGCAAGGAAGAGAGTTACCAGCTAGGAACTGGAAATTACACAGGAATTGAGGGAAGAAAATGTCTAGGAAAATTTTGGGGTGGTGTGGACAAGGAGAAAAAGGGTCTAATCCCAAGAAAAGAGCGAAGCCTCAAGCACAGTATATCCACAACAACTCAAAGACCTTCAGATTTGAAGTTAGGTTGTGTTTCCATTAGGAAACTTGAATGATTTAAGAATGTAGGAATCCCAGCGTGGAGGATGCAGGAATCCCAGCGTGGAGGATGCCAGACTCCTGACATGGAAAATGATTCTGTAGAAGCACGTGGTTGAATAGGAATAAAACTGTAGCTTTGAGaactgtattttgttttcattttaaatttggaGAAATTAAGGTAATTACCCAGAATAGGAGAGGGATGGGAAGTGTTGTTTTTAGCTGAAGTACTGTATGTGCCAAATATTTTTTAGCAGTAGAACTAGTATCTAGTTGGAAGACACAGAGACATAGTAATAACAATTAATTCTGCTTGTTAATGTACTGCAGGCCAGGGAAATGGAAAGCGAGAACGGAACAGTGATAACAGAATTCATCCTCCTTGGTCTGACCCAGTCTCGAGATATTCAGCTCCTGGTCTTTGTActagttttaattttctacttcATCATCCTCCCTGgaaattttctcattattttcaccATAAGGTCAGACCCTGGACTCACAGCCcccctctatttctttctgggCAACTTGGCCTTCCTGGATGCATCCTACTCCTTCATTGTGGCTCCCAGGATGTTGGTGGACTTCCTCTCTGAGAAGAAGGTAATCTCCTACAGAGGCTGCATCACTCAGCTCTTTTTCTTACACTTCcttggaggaggggagggattACTCCTTGTTGTGATGGCCTTTGACCGCTACATCGCCATCTGCCGGCCTCTGCACTATTCAGCTGTCATGAACCCTAGAGCCTGCTATGCAATGTTGTTGGCTCTGTGGCTTGGGGGTTTTGTTCACTCCATTATCCAGGTGGTCTTCATCCTCCGCTTGCCTTTTTGTGGCCCAAATCAACTGGATAACTTCTTCTGTGATGTCCCACAGGTCATCAAGCTGGCCTGCACCAACACGTTTGTGGTAGAGCTTCTGATGGTCTTCAACAGCGGCCTGATGACACTTCTGTGCTTTCTGGGGCTTCTGGCCTCCTATGCAGTCATTCTTTGTCGCATACGAGGGTCTTCTTCTGAGGCGAAAAACAAGGCCATGTCCACATGCACCACCCATATCATTGTTATATTCTTCATGTTTGGACCTGGCATCTTCATCTACACGCGCCCCTTCAGGGCTTTCCCAGCTGACAAGGTGGTTTCTCTCTTCCATACAGTGATTTTTCCTTTGTTGAATCCTGTCATTTACACTCTTCGCAACCAGGAAGTGAAAGCTTCCATGAAAAAGGTGTTTAATAAGCACATAGCCtgaaaaagggggggaaaaataGAGTGTAGAATTGTATCTGaaattgatttgtttatttcCAAGCACTGCAATCCTTGAATACCTCCCATTTGTCAGGACTATTCTAGGatctgaagaaagaaattaatgagGCAGATAAGGTCTATCTGCTCTCTAAGAGATATAACAAGAGATATAACCTAGTAAAAATAGACCACCATTAAGGTAGAAAATAAACAGCATAGTTTCAGGAAGAGATATTGCTctgtaaaaactaaaaagaaaagtgaaatgataAATTGTGACTCTGGATTGGGAGTAACCAATTTGTGTTTAATAATCAAAAAAGGCCTTGAGGAGCTGACGTTTTGGATCATATCTAGATAAACTGAAGAAGCCAAACATGCAAACATTTGGGGCTATAGTATTCTAGACAGAGGGCACAGGTAGTGCAAAAACTCAAAGATGATGATGAACTTGGTATATTTGAGGAATATGATTAAGTCCATGTTACCCAGAATATAGTAATTTAACGTGAAAATGATTAGATTTAAAGTTGGAGATACTGGTAGTGTCAAAAACATATGGTCTACA
This region includes:
- the LOC126958751 gene encoding olfactory receptor 4N2, which encodes MESENGTVITEFILLGLTQSRDIQLLVFVLVLIFYFIILPGNFLIIFTIRSDPGLTAPLYFFLGNLAFLDASYSFIVAPRMLVDFLSEKKVISYRGCITQLFFLHFLGGGEGLLLVVMAFDRYIAICRPLHYSAVMNPRACYAMLLALWLGGFVHSIIQVVFILRLPFCGPNQLDNFFCDVPQVIKLACTNTFVVELLMVFNSGLMTLLCFLGLLASYAVILCRIRGSSSEAKNKAMSTCTTHIIVIFFMFGPGIFIYTRPFRAFPADKVVSLFHTVIFPLLNPVIYTLRNQEVKASMKKVFNKHIA